GAAGTTGAGAAACATGTGCAGATGACTATGTTCGAGAGGGAGGATGGACTTTATCGCTTCCAGAATATCCTCAAGGCTATGGGAATTGAACGCGCTTTGCTGGATGAAGGTATAAAAGTGGGAGATAAGGTTCAGATTGCTGGGATAGAGTTCGAGTGGGAAGAGTAAGAAAAGGTGAGAAGATAAGTTAGGAGGTTTTGCGGTGTTGACCGGAAAACAAAAAGGTTTTTTACGCTCCATGGGCAATGAGATGGATCCTATCTTACAGATTGGTAAAGGAGGAGTCACAGAAGCTGTCATAGCACAAGCCGATGAGACTCTGGAAGCCCGGGAGTTAATTAAAGGGAGAGTGCTCCCCAACAGCATGGAAGATGTACAAAGCGCGGCCGCAGAATTGGCGGAACGCACCTCTGCAGAGTTGGTTCAGGTCATTGGGAGAAATTTTCTGCTCTATCGTGAGTCGAAGAAGAAGCCCATGATCGACCTGCCGCGATAAGCCTTATCTTCGCAAAGGATAAGGTGCTATAATAGGTATGAAAGCAGTAAGCAGTCGAGGAAGCAAAGGCTATGAACATTAATGCTCCACCCAAAAGAATAGGGATTATGGGAGGGACCTTTGATCCCTTGCATTATGGTCATCTGGTGGCGGCCGAAATGGCCCGCCATGAATTTGCCTTGGAGAAAGTGATTTTTATCCCCACCGGTAATCCTCCCCATAAAGTTGGCCGTAGGGTAACCTCTCCCGGGGATCGCTATGAAATGGTCAAACGTGCTGTTCGGGATAACAGATTTTTTGAAGTCTCTGATCTGGAAATCCTCCGTGAAGGTTATTCCTATACTGTGGATACCCTTAAGGATATGCATGAGCTTTATCCGCAGCATGAGCTGTATTTTATTACGGGAGCAGATGCATTTCGCGAGATTTTCACCTGGAGAGAGGTGCAGTCTGTTTTATCCCTCAGCCATTTCATCGGGGCTTCCCGCCCTGGATTTGACCCTCATGAGTTTCTTGAAGAATTGAAACGGGATTATCCGGAATTTCTGCCTCATATGCATCTTTTCGATGTGCCTGCTTTAGCCATATCTTCCACCGATATACGTTCCCGGGTCAAAGAAGGGAAGCCCATTCGCTATTTGCTTCCTGAATCCGTTCGTCTTTATATTGAAGAGGCAGATTTGTATAGGGCTTAGTTTTATAGTTTAGCGTTATAGTTTGGTTTGTGGATTACAAAATCAGGTAAGTATAGTTCTGGAGCTTTTGCTCATACTAAATTCGAATCCAATAAGCAAGAGGTGACAGCAAATATGGCAACCCTTTATGTCGGAAATTTACCCTGGAACACTACATCTGAAGATCTCAACTCTTTCTTTGGCCAGTATGGTCAAGTGATAAGCAGTCGTATCATTACGGATCGTGAGACAGGGCGCTCACGAGGTTTTGGTTTTGTAGAGGTTGAAGATGAGGATGCGGCACGTATGGCGGAAGACCTTAATGGGAAGGATTTCGGCGGCCGGCCTTTAACGGTCAATGAGGCAAGACCTAAACAGCAGATGTAAAAATCATAGTTCTGGAAGACCCTCTTGCCCAAAAGGTCAGAAGGGTCTTCTCGCACTGTCAGAAAGTATAAGCTTGCGCTATATACTTTTAAGCATAAGTGCAACCGGCGACTTCACCTCATTGGCAAGCATGGGTTTAAAGCAACATGTGCGAAGACAGTGTCTTCGTGGTGAAGCCGGGTTTTCTTTAGCATATATTTGGAAAGTAGGTTCTGGTGATTTTGGATATTCAGGAAGCCTACAATTTAGCTTACAGTTCCATGTCAAAGAAGCGGTTTAGTCATACCTTGGGAGTTGTCCGGTGGGCTCAGGAGCTGGCCATAAAGCACCAGGTGGATGGCGTGAGGGCTCAGATTGCTGCCTATTTGCATGACCTTAAGAAAGAAATTGATTTTACGCAACAGATAGCTATGGCGAAAGAGTGGAATTTAATTCGCTATCCTGAGGACGAAGACAATCCTCATAGTCTCCATGGTCCTCTGGCAGCTTACTGGCTGGAGTGTGAATATGGCTACAAGGATCAGGAAGTATTGGCGGCTATAGCTCATCACACTTTAGGAGCTCCGGGAATGGAAAGCCTGGAGATGCTAATTTATAGTGCTGATCTAACGGAACCTCAGCGTTCTTTTCCCGATGTAGACAAACTACGACAATCCTTGTATGATAATCTTGAGAATGGTACACTGATGTGTGTTGAACATACTTTAAATTATTTGCGTAAAAGTAAGCGGAGCATCCATCCTCAAACACTGCTTACCTATGAAGATTTAAAAAGGAGGCAAAAATTTGCTGACAGATAAGCAATTGCATGGCGCAGTAAACCTTGTTGAAGACAAAAAAGGCCGGGAGACCATTCTGCTTGACCTCAAAGGGATTTCCATGGTCACAGATTATTTCTTGATCACAACCGGAAATTCCACCACTCAAGTTAAGGCGATCACTGATAACCTCTCCGAGAAGCTCCCCGAATTGGGAGTGACTATTTTAAGAGTGGAAGGGCTGCAGGAGGCCAAATGGGTTCTTGTGGATTGCGGAGACTTGGTAATTCATGTTATGACTCCGGACCAGCGGGAATTCTACAACCTTGAGCGGCTCTGGGGAGACGCGCCGGTGATCAGCTCTTGATAGTTGACATGATGCCGAATCTTGGATTATTATATAGGAAACTTGCGAAAAGCAATGAAGGGGAATAAGCCCAAACAACCTCATTTCAGAGAGGCAACGGTCGGTGAGAGTTGCTGTGAGACTTTGGTAAGCGCTCGCCCTGGAGCTGTGCTCAGGTAATAATGAGTGCCGGTGCGAGCCGTTACCATCGATGAAGTGCTGTTGAAATTGGGTGGTACCGCGGGAGTATGCTCTCGTCCCTTTAGGGGACGGGAGTTTTGTTTTTAAAGGGAAACTTTAACCCGTTTTACAATTAGGCTCTATTTTTAAGGGGGAAAATTACAGTGCAAGAGAAGTATCTTTTTTCAGAGATTGAACCTAAATGGCAAAAGAAATGGGTGGACAGAAAAGATTATCAAGCCGAAGAGCATTCTGATAAACCCAAATTCTATGCTTTAGCGATGTTTCCTTACCCTTCCGGCAATCTGCATATGGGACATGTCCGGAATTATTCTATAGTGGATGTCATCGCCCGCTTTAAGCGGATGAGGGGTTACAATGTTCTGCATCCTATCGGTTGGGATTCCTTTGGGTTGCCGGCAGAAAATGCGGCCATTAAGAATCAAACGCCGCCGTCTGAGTGGACTTGGAAAAATATCGCCAATATGAAAAGGCAGCTTCAAGAAATGGGAATCTCCTATGACTGGGATCGGGAGGTTACGACCTGTCATCCTGACTATTACAAGTTCACGCAATGGGTCTTTTTAGAGTTTTACAAACATGGCTTGGTGTATAAGAAAAAAGCTGGCGTCAACTGGTGTCCTTCCTGTGCCACTGTTCTTGCCAACGAGCAGGTGGTGGATGGAGCCTGTGAACGCTGTGACACTGCCGTGACCAAAAAAGATCTGGAGCAGTGGTTCTTTAAGATTACGGACTATGCTCAAGTGCTTTTGGACGATCTGGAAAAGCTCCCCGGCTGGCCTGATAAAGTGAAGACCATGCAAAAAAACTGGATCGGCCGTTCTGAAGGAGCCGAAGTGGAATTCGACCTGGAGAACCACGAGGATAAAATTCGGGTCTATACCACCCGGGTGGATACGATTTTCGGCGTAAGTTATGTGGTGCTGGCGCCGGAGCATCCTTTGGTGCAAAAGCTGATTGCCGGTACGGAATACGAAAACGACGTGCAAGTCTTTATCGAACGGATGAAGGGGCTGAATGAAATCGCCCGGACCTCCACCGAAACCGAAAAAGAAGGCCTGTTTACCGGAGCCTACTGCATTAACCCCTATAGCGGGGAAAAAGTACCCATCTGGATCGCTAACTATGTTCTTTTTGAATACGGAACGGGAGCGGTTATGGGTGTACCGGCCCATGATGAAAGGGACTTTGAGTTCGCCGGGAAGTATAAGCTTCCCATTAAGACGGTTATTCTTCCTGAGGGAACTCCTGTGGAGGAAAAGGATGCTCCTCTTCAAGCAGCTTTTGTTGAAGAAGGAATTATGGTGAATTCCGGCGAGTATGATGCTCTCAAGAATATGGAAGCCTGGGAGAAGATGTGTGATAAAGCTGAGCAGGATGGCTTTGGAGAACGGAAAGTCAATTTCC
The nucleotide sequence above comes from Desulfitobacterium chlororespirans DSM 11544. Encoded proteins:
- the yhbY gene encoding ribosome assembly RNA-binding protein YhbY, which gives rise to MLTGKQKGFLRSMGNEMDPILQIGKGGVTEAVIAQADETLEARELIKGRVLPNSMEDVQSAAAELAERTSAELVQVIGRNFLLYRESKKKPMIDLPR
- the leuS gene encoding leucine--tRNA ligase produces the protein MQEKYLFSEIEPKWQKKWVDRKDYQAEEHSDKPKFYALAMFPYPSGNLHMGHVRNYSIVDVIARFKRMRGYNVLHPIGWDSFGLPAENAAIKNQTPPSEWTWKNIANMKRQLQEMGISYDWDREVTTCHPDYYKFTQWVFLEFYKHGLVYKKKAGVNWCPSCATVLANEQVVDGACERCDTAVTKKDLEQWFFKITDYAQVLLDDLEKLPGWPDKVKTMQKNWIGRSEGAEVEFDLENHEDKIRVYTTRVDTIFGVSYVVLAPEHPLVQKLIAGTEYENDVQVFIERMKGLNEIARTSTETEKEGLFTGAYCINPYSGEKVPIWIANYVLFEYGTGAVMGVPAHDERDFEFAGKYKLPIKTVILPEGTPVEEKDAPLQAAFVEEGIMVNSGEYDALKNMEAWEKMCDKAEQDGFGERKVNFRLRDWLISRQRYWGAPIPMIYCDHCGIVPVPQDQLPVMLPDDVVFKAGENPLTTSESFKQTTCPTCGGKARRETDTMDTFMCSSWYFLRYTDPHNAQLPFAKEAADHWMNVDQYVGGVEHAILHLLYSRFFTKALRDFGYLKVDEPFANLLTQGMVCLGGAKMSKSKGNVVSPEEIISKYGADTARLFILFAAPPERDLEWSDQGVEGCYRFLNRVWRLAAQYEEVLKEKASETGANDFGELDKAAKDMRRQTHQTIQRVTSDVGARFNFNTAVSAIMELVNALYLYKEQPQVNLAVAREALESILILLAPFAPHITEEIWSELGHEDSIHSREWPQMDEEALVQEEVTVVLQINGKVKDRIQVPAQISAAELEAQVRQLPRLGEWTQGKQILKIVTVPGKLVNVVVK
- the rsfS gene encoding ribosome silencing factor, with the translated sequence MLTDKQLHGAVNLVEDKKGRETILLDLKGISMVTDYFLITTGNSTTQVKAITDNLSEKLPELGVTILRVEGLQEAKWVLVDCGDLVIHVMTPDQREFYNLERLWGDAPVISS
- a CDS encoding RNA recognition motif domain-containing protein, whose amino-acid sequence is MATLYVGNLPWNTTSEDLNSFFGQYGQVISSRIITDRETGRSRGFGFVEVEDEDAARMAEDLNGKDFGGRPLTVNEARPKQQM
- the yqeK gene encoding bis(5'-nucleosyl)-tetraphosphatase (symmetrical) YqeK, coding for MDIQEAYNLAYSSMSKKRFSHTLGVVRWAQELAIKHQVDGVRAQIAAYLHDLKKEIDFTQQIAMAKEWNLIRYPEDEDNPHSLHGPLAAYWLECEYGYKDQEVLAAIAHHTLGAPGMESLEMLIYSADLTEPQRSFPDVDKLRQSLYDNLENGTLMCVEHTLNYLRKSKRSIHPQTLLTYEDLKRRQKFADR
- the nadD gene encoding nicotinate-nucleotide adenylyltransferase gives rise to the protein MNINAPPKRIGIMGGTFDPLHYGHLVAAEMARHEFALEKVIFIPTGNPPHKVGRRVTSPGDRYEMVKRAVRDNRFFEVSDLEILREGYSYTVDTLKDMHELYPQHELYFITGADAFREIFTWREVQSVLSLSHFIGASRPGFDPHEFLEELKRDYPEFLPHMHLFDVPALAISSTDIRSRVKEGKPIRYLLPESVRLYIEEADLYRA